A genomic region of Phenylobacterium parvum contains the following coding sequences:
- a CDS encoding bile acid:sodium symporter family protein codes for MTSPAGAGWLARLRPDGYLMLIFGMVILASFVPARGEVRPILDVAVKVGIGLVFFLHGARLSREAVIAGATQWRLHALVLASTFLLFPVLALSAAGLPAWILPASLAPGVIFLGCLPSTIQSSIGFTAIARGNVAATVAAATASNLIGIFLTPVLAGLFLHRSGSGGIPLEGLQAILLQLLAPFLAGHLLRPWIGRFVARHAKSLSRLDRGSILLVVYAAFSDAVTGGLWSRLGALDIARLILVCSVLLALVLGLTLAAARAARLSTPDEITLVFCGSKKSLASGVPMAGVLFPGDALGLVLLPVMVFHQIQLMVVAVIAQRYGERPGAEGDASPATG; via the coding sequence GTGACCTCGCCGGCCGGCGCGGGGTGGCTCGCCCGGCTGCGGCCGGACGGCTACCTCATGCTGATCTTTGGCATGGTGATCCTGGCCTCGTTCGTGCCCGCCCGGGGGGAGGTCCGGCCCATCCTGGACGTCGCGGTCAAGGTCGGCATCGGGCTGGTCTTCTTCCTGCATGGCGCGCGGCTGTCGCGTGAGGCGGTGATCGCCGGAGCGACCCAGTGGCGGCTCCACGCCCTTGTCCTGGCCTCGACCTTCCTTCTCTTTCCTGTCCTGGCCCTCTCCGCCGCAGGTCTACCCGCCTGGATCCTGCCCGCCAGCCTCGCGCCTGGCGTGATCTTCCTGGGGTGCCTTCCCTCGACCATCCAGTCGTCCATCGGCTTCACGGCCATCGCCCGGGGCAATGTGGCGGCGACTGTGGCCGCAGCCACGGCCTCGAACCTGATCGGCATCTTCCTGACGCCGGTGCTGGCGGGCCTCTTCCTGCACAGGAGCGGTAGCGGCGGGATCCCTCTCGAGGGCCTGCAGGCCATACTGCTCCAACTCCTGGCGCCCTTCCTCGCTGGGCACCTCCTTCGGCCCTGGATCGGGAGGTTCGTCGCCCGCCACGCCAAAAGCCTGTCGCGGCTGGACCGGGGCTCCATCCTCCTGGTGGTCTACGCCGCCTTCTCCGATGCCGTCACTGGGGGGCTCTGGAGCCGCCTGGGCGCCCTGGACATCGCACGGCTCATCCTCGTCTGCAGCGTGCTCCTCGCCCTGGTCCTGGGCCTCACCCTCGCCGCCGCACGGGCCGCGCGCCTGTCGACCCCGGACGAGATCACCCTCGTCTTCTGTGGGTCCAAGAAGAGCCTCGCCAGCGGGGTGCCCATGGCCGGGGTGCTGTTCCCCGGAGACGCACTCGGCCTTGTCCTGCTGCCCGTGATGGTCTTCCACCAGATCCAGCTGATGGTGGTCGCCGTCATCGCCCAGAGATACGGCGAGCGGCCCGGCGCGGAGGGTGACGCCTCGCCCGCAACGGGCTAA